A portion of the Novosphingobium sp. KA1 genome contains these proteins:
- a CDS encoding lytic transglycosylase domain-containing protein produces MVASEIEFQSLEVVPKGRIPILQDISLLPLTASRSPAFNLEPCMHDGYTRAWWLSPEAEARRAAYFDTVARIACNHGLPTRLLDAVIAQESSYDFLALSRAGAMGMMQIMPGTARQLGLSNPWEPVANMVAGARYLREQLDRFGRIDLALAAYNAGPERRALRYGRIPAIPETQHYVRTILTNWGRLIELDQANMREPDRGELAMIAVRASGYRDVELIRYDGLNASNPM; encoded by the coding sequence ATGGTCGCGAGCGAAATCGAGTTTCAGAGTCTTGAGGTGGTGCCCAAGGGCCGCATACCTATTCTTCAGGATATTTCTTTGCTTCCACTAACAGCTTCAAGATCGCCAGCATTCAATTTGGAACCATGCATGCATGATGGATATACTCGTGCATGGTGGCTCTCGCCCGAGGCCGAAGCGCGCCGCGCAGCGTACTTCGATACGGTAGCGCGCATAGCATGTAATCACGGCCTGCCCACCCGCTTGCTCGACGCCGTCATAGCTCAGGAGTCAAGTTATGACTTCCTTGCCTTGAGCCGTGCCGGAGCGATGGGTATGATGCAGATCATGCCGGGTACTGCACGTCAGCTGGGGTTGTCGAATCCGTGGGAGCCAGTTGCGAACATGGTGGCGGGTGCTCGCTATCTTCGTGAGCAACTCGACCGTTTCGGGCGTATCGACCTGGCCCTTGCAGCTTACAATGCTGGCCCGGAACGCCGTGCGCTGCGCTATGGCCGCATCCCCGCGATCCCAGAAACCCAGCACTACGTGCGCACGATCCTCACCAACTGGGGCCGCCTGATCGAGCTGGATCAGGCCAACATGCGCGAACCCGACCGAGGCGAACTCGCGATGATCGCCGTCCGCGCCTCGGGCTACCGCGACGTCGAACTCATTCGCTACGACGGGTTGAACGCATCGAACCCAATGTAG
- the traL gene encoding type IV conjugative transfer system protein TraL — protein MQRYTVPAHLDDPELIGFWTLDEFIAMIVPFAWGVLSQHILIGLLTSVLAWWGLRKLKAGRAVSWIIHTAYWYLPGSFMGLKATPPSHLRVMAG, from the coding sequence ATGCAGCGATACACGGTCCCGGCGCATCTCGATGATCCCGAACTGATCGGCTTTTGGACTCTCGATGAGTTCATCGCGATGATCGTGCCCTTCGCCTGGGGCGTCCTGTCTCAACATATTCTGATTGGGCTCTTAACAAGCGTGCTGGCCTGGTGGGGATTGCGCAAGTTGAAGGCGGGACGCGCGGTCTCGTGGATCATCCACACGGCCTACTGGTATCTGCCGGGCTCGTTCATGGGCCTCAAGGCAACGCCGCCCTCCCACCTTCGCGTGATGGCGGGCTGA
- a CDS encoding type IV conjugative transfer system protein TraE, with product MDLSISHAQAQRLLKQRNLLAIGCAALFGVSVLLTLTAANREREVVLQPVLARPLTLSSSHIDKDYLEFVTRDAALLTLNRSPSNLQYWMDSILEITDPRTHGRMKAELMKVFSEQNGSNVSQYFTIEKLTVDPEGLTSEVNGILHTVVGSKEVTDEARTFRFVWSYSGVSLKLAGFGQVTDKGANGKDADRQNTAGREDA from the coding sequence ATGGATCTCTCGATTTCGCATGCCCAGGCGCAGCGTCTCTTGAAGCAGCGCAACCTGCTCGCGATCGGCTGCGCCGCGCTGTTCGGGGTCTCGGTGCTGCTGACGCTCACTGCGGCAAACCGCGAGCGCGAAGTGGTGCTGCAGCCGGTGCTGGCAAGGCCGCTGACGCTCTCCTCTTCGCACATCGACAAGGATTACCTCGAGTTCGTCACCCGCGATGCGGCGCTGCTCACGCTCAACCGCTCGCCATCGAACCTCCAGTACTGGATGGATTCGATCCTCGAGATCACCGATCCCAGGACCCACGGCCGGATGAAGGCCGAGCTGATGAAGGTGTTTAGCGAGCAGAACGGCTCGAACGTCTCGCAATACTTCACCATCGAAAAACTCACCGTCGACCCGGAAGGCCTGACCAGCGAGGTAAACGGCATCCTCCATACCGTCGTCGGCTCGAAGGAAGTGACCGACGAGGCGCGGACCTTCCGCTTCGTGTGGTCCTACTCGGGCGTGAGCCTGAAGCTCGCCGGGTTTGGCCAGGTCACTGACAAAGGCGCGAATGGCAAGGACGCGGATCGCCAGAACACCGCCGGGAGGGAAGACGCATGA
- a CDS encoding type-F conjugative transfer system secretin TraK — MTIALALSLPACAIGAGAMLAGQPFATLGRPIGAALIALGALGLATPALADQNVMAADNGTVPCVASAKDLTRISLAGDQFASVSKITTGNPAEDFKIVNEPVRGDIYISVPDGFPRTSLSFFGTTRKGFVYKFVCQVRGTEAEQVFIANAAITSDRARDWEVQSSPEDAAVRLAQAMYRGEAIDGFDMRSTVLEPVMVGRLQVQQVGEYRGAEMKGLVLRVRNTGRQAQSLDENMLAARGALAFMAPTSELAAGQEAAVYLIQSSANTQTGGR; from the coding sequence ATGACGATAGCTCTCGCCCTGAGCCTGCCGGCCTGCGCGATTGGCGCGGGCGCCATGCTCGCCGGACAGCCTTTCGCCACCCTTGGCAGACCCATCGGCGCCGCGCTGATCGCCCTGGGAGCGCTCGGCCTCGCAACGCCTGCGCTTGCCGACCAGAACGTGATGGCGGCCGACAACGGCACGGTTCCCTGCGTCGCCTCGGCCAAGGACCTCACCCGGATCAGCCTTGCGGGCGACCAGTTCGCCTCGGTCTCGAAAATCACCACCGGCAACCCGGCCGAAGATTTCAAGATCGTCAACGAGCCAGTACGCGGCGACATCTATATCTCGGTGCCCGACGGCTTCCCGCGGACCTCGCTCTCGTTCTTCGGCACCACGCGCAAGGGCTTCGTCTACAAGTTCGTCTGCCAGGTACGCGGCACCGAGGCCGAGCAGGTGTTCATCGCCAATGCCGCGATTACCAGCGATCGCGCCCGCGACTGGGAGGTGCAGAGCTCGCCCGAGGATGCCGCAGTGCGGCTTGCCCAGGCGATGTACCGCGGCGAAGCGATCGACGGCTTCGACATGCGCTCGACGGTTCTCGAACCGGTCATGGTCGGACGCCTCCAGGTCCAGCAGGTCGGCGAGTATCGCGGCGCGGAGATGAAGGGGCTGGTCCTGCGCGTGCGCAACACCGGGCGGCAGGCGCAAAGTCTTGATGAGAACATGCTCGCCGCACGCGGCGCGCTCGCCTTCATGGCGCCGACAAGCGAACTCGCCGCCGGCCAGGAAGCCGCCGTCTACCTCATCCAGTCCAGTGCCAACACGCAGACAGGGGGCCGGTGA
- a CDS encoding TraB/VirB10 family protein — protein sequence MDLRTLFQKKPKSLDAGEGADGSPLGDAMATNEAVKRKQMLLLGGAGAAALVAGSFYIFDDKPGKSGKALEEEVEGVSVDEMVNKNMAEKEWRAQSEAQISAMDTNMRALAARAERADQLEAQLAQQSGAGMPPETERVLSAYQSENEQLRAALAAARQSPVGSSAGINSGPNALYGRTSPPSYQVAGAPRLAGMPNTPAGQAAASAAGLPIARGGEVSLVSFGEGATSGTGTPVPRGNTVYTDSANYLPPNSIAVAKVIVGVDANAGVQSQTDPLPVVLRITGPARSVYDKGRLLTTNIAGCLVNGAARADLSSEKVYVKLQRMTCPQPGGRYAVSDVKGFIAFGGKTGVRGRVVSREGALVGQAFLAGLAGGFGRGFSANTSSVLQGANVNVNGQRQKLGTGEILEGGLGEGVATSVDMVSKYLIERAEQYQPVIEMPTGIDVEIVFLEGVFING from the coding sequence ATGGACCTGCGCACGCTTTTCCAGAAGAAGCCCAAGTCGCTCGATGCCGGCGAGGGCGCGGACGGCTCGCCGCTCGGCGATGCCATGGCGACCAACGAGGCGGTGAAGCGCAAGCAGATGCTGCTGCTCGGCGGCGCGGGCGCGGCCGCGCTTGTCGCCGGCTCGTTCTACATCTTCGACGACAAGCCGGGCAAAAGCGGCAAGGCGCTCGAGGAGGAAGTCGAGGGCGTCTCGGTCGACGAGATGGTCAACAAGAACATGGCCGAGAAGGAATGGCGCGCCCAGTCCGAAGCGCAGATCTCGGCGATGGACACCAACATGCGCGCGCTCGCGGCGCGCGCCGAACGTGCCGACCAACTCGAAGCCCAGCTCGCCCAGCAGTCGGGCGCCGGCATGCCGCCCGAGACCGAGCGCGTGCTCTCCGCCTACCAGAGCGAGAACGAGCAGCTGCGCGCCGCGCTCGCCGCCGCGCGCCAGTCGCCGGTGGGTTCCAGTGCGGGTATCAATTCCGGGCCCAATGCACTTTACGGGCGAACCAGTCCGCCAAGCTACCAGGTGGCGGGCGCCCCACGCCTCGCGGGAATGCCAAACACGCCTGCGGGGCAGGCTGCAGCTTCTGCCGCCGGGCTTCCTATCGCGCGCGGCGGCGAGGTCAGTCTCGTCTCTTTCGGTGAAGGCGCGACGAGCGGCACTGGAACCCCGGTGCCGAGGGGCAACACGGTCTATACCGACAGCGCCAATTACCTGCCGCCCAATTCAATTGCAGTCGCCAAGGTGATCGTCGGCGTCGATGCCAATGCCGGGGTCCAGAGCCAGACCGATCCGCTCCCCGTCGTGCTGCGCATCACGGGGCCGGCGCGCTCGGTCTACGACAAGGGGCGGCTGCTCACGACCAACATCGCCGGCTGCCTCGTCAACGGCGCGGCGCGCGCCGACCTCTCCTCGGAGAAGGTCTATGTGAAGCTCCAGCGCATGACCTGCCCGCAGCCGGGCGGCCGCTACGCGGTCTCGGACGTCAAGGGCTTCATCGCCTTTGGCGGCAAGACCGGGGTGAGGGGCCGGGTGGTCAGCCGCGAAGGCGCACTCGTCGGCCAGGCTTTCCTAGCCGGGCTCGCCGGCGGGTTCGGGCGCGGGTTCTCGGCCAACACCAGCTCGGTCCTCCAGGGTGCCAACGTCAACGTGAACGGCCAGCGCCAGAAGCTCGGCACCGGCGAAATCCTCGAAGGCGGACTGGGCGAAGGCGTCGCGACCTCGGTCGACATGGTCTCCAAATACCTGATCGAGCGGGCCGAGCAGTACCAGCCCGTGATCGAGATGCCGACCGGGATCGATGTCGAGATCGTCTTCCTCGAGGGCGTGTTCATCAACGGATGA
- a CDS encoding DsbC family protein, which produces MTFHFADLKRLKPTKRAVKRLAWPLAAMALGSGASLVWANAEGGERRPSQADVAVASLLKERLPRTAVTRVNCQVVDGVCEVTAGAQLFYVDRTARYLMIGRVYDMQTRQDLTAVRLLEVNPDLLVGGAAGSRREAETTQASARGLNTSAARETGAQGSPRTMSLAELPEAGGIVWGNPAGKTVTVFSDFRCGYCRALSAELEAMNVRVIERPISVLGSRDLANQVFCARNRSRAVKAAYAGAAIADSKPCDTSALDANERFAREAGIAGTPVIVRSDGAVIEGYRPRAVLETWLKAVRS; this is translated from the coding sequence ATGACGTTCCACTTTGCTGACCTGAAACGGCTCAAGCCCACAAAGCGCGCAGTCAAGCGTCTGGCCTGGCCGCTCGCGGCCATGGCGCTCGGCAGCGGCGCCTCGCTGGTCTGGGCGAATGCCGAGGGCGGCGAGCGCCGCCCTTCGCAAGCCGATGTGGCGGTGGCGAGCCTGCTCAAGGAGCGCCTGCCGCGCACGGCAGTCACCCGCGTCAATTGCCAGGTGGTCGATGGGGTCTGCGAAGTGACCGCCGGCGCGCAGCTGTTCTACGTCGACCGGACCGCGCGCTACCTGATGATCGGGCGGGTCTACGACATGCAGACCCGCCAGGACCTGACCGCCGTGCGCCTGCTCGAGGTCAACCCTGACCTCCTCGTCGGCGGGGCGGCAGGCAGCCGCCGCGAAGCCGAAACCACGCAGGCTTCGGCCCGCGGGCTCAATACTTCCGCTGCGCGTGAGACAGGCGCGCAGGGGTCCCCCCGGACGATGTCGCTCGCCGAACTGCCCGAGGCTGGCGGCATCGTCTGGGGCAACCCCGCCGGCAAGACCGTTACGGTGTTCAGCGATTTTCGCTGCGGCTATTGCCGGGCGCTCTCGGCCGAGCTCGAGGCGATGAACGTGCGGGTGATCGAGCGGCCGATCTCGGTGCTCGGCAGCCGCGACCTTGCCAACCAGGTGTTCTGCGCGCGCAACCGCTCCCGCGCGGTCAAGGCGGCCTATGCCGGTGCAGCCATCGCCGACAGCAAGCCCTGCGACACCTCGGCGCTCGATGCCAACGAGCGCTTCGCCCGCGAGGCCGGGATTGCCGGAACCCCGGTGATCGTGCGCTCGGACGGCGCGGTGATCGAAGGCTACCGCCCGCGCGCCGTCCTCGAGACCTGGCTCAAGGCCGTGCGCTCATGA